In the genome of Solibacillus silvestris, one region contains:
- the groEL gene encoding molecular chaperone GroEL (60 kDa chaperone family; promotes refolding of misfolded polypeptides especially under stressful conditions; forms two stacked rings of heptamers to form a barrel-shaped 14mer; ends can be capped by GroES; misfolded proteins enter the barrel where they are refolded when GroES binds; many bacteria have multiple copies of the groEL gene which are active under different environmental conditions; the B.japonicum protein in this cluster is expressed constitutively; in Rhodobacter, Corynebacterium and Rhizobium this protein is essential for growth), giving the protein MAKDIKFSEEARSLMASGVDKLANAVKVTLGPKGRNVVLEKKFGSPLITNDGVSIAKEIELENAYENMGAKLVAEVASKTNEIAGDGTTTATVLAQAMIREGLKNVTAGANPVGIRKGMDKAVAAALTELQAIARPVENKESIAQVAAISSADEEIGQYIADAMERVGNDGVITIEESKGFTTELDVVEGMQFDRGYASHYMVTDTDKMEAVLDNPFVLITDKKISNIQEILPVLEQVVQQGRPILIIAEDVEGEALATLVVNKLRGTFNAVAVKAPGFGDRRKAMLEDIAVLTGGQVITQDLGLDLKSADLSTLGRAAKVIVSKDNTTIVEGAGNTDAVAGRVNQIRAQLAETTSEFDKEKLQERLAKLAGGVAVIKVGAATETELKERKLRIEDALNSTRAAVEEGIVSGGGTALLNVYAAVERVLDQVEGDVATGVRIILRALEEPVRQIAENAGLEGSIIVDRLKREEVGIGFNAATGEWVNMVDAGVVDPAKVTRSALQNAASVASLFLTTEAVVADIPEPAGSGMPDMGGMGMPGMM; this is encoded by the coding sequence ATGGCAAAAGATATTAAGTTTTCAGAAGAAGCACGTTCATTAATGGCATCTGGTGTAGATAAATTAGCTAACGCTGTAAAAGTAACTTTAGGACCTAAAGGACGTAACGTTGTTTTAGAGAAAAAATTCGGTTCTCCACTTATTACAAATGACGGTGTATCCATCGCAAAAGAAATTGAGTTAGAAAACGCATATGAAAATATGGGGGCAAAATTAGTAGCGGAAGTAGCTTCTAAAACGAATGAAATCGCAGGTGATGGTACAACAACTGCAACAGTACTGGCACAAGCTATGATTCGTGAAGGACTTAAAAACGTAACAGCTGGTGCTAACCCAGTTGGTATTCGTAAAGGTATGGATAAAGCGGTTGCTGCTGCATTAACAGAGCTTCAGGCAATTGCACGTCCAGTTGAAAATAAAGAATCTATCGCACAAGTAGCGGCAATTTCTTCGGCTGATGAAGAAATCGGTCAATACATTGCGGATGCGATGGAGCGCGTAGGAAACGACGGCGTTATTACAATTGAAGAATCAAAAGGTTTTACAACAGAATTAGATGTAGTAGAAGGTATGCAATTTGACCGTGGTTATGCATCACACTATATGGTAACAGATACGGATAAAATGGAAGCAGTACTTGATAATCCATTCGTTTTAATTACAGACAAAAAAATCTCAAACATTCAGGAGATTTTACCAGTATTAGAACAAGTGGTTCAACAAGGTCGCCCAATCTTAATTATTGCTGAAGATGTTGAAGGTGAAGCACTTGCAACATTGGTAGTAAATAAATTACGTGGTACATTCAACGCTGTAGCAGTAAAAGCTCCAGGTTTCGGTGACCGTCGTAAAGCAATGTTAGAGGATATTGCTGTATTAACTGGGGGTCAAGTAATTACACAAGATCTTGGCTTAGATTTAAAATCAGCTGATTTATCAACTTTAGGTCGTGCTGCTAAAGTTATCGTATCAAAAGATAACACAACAATCGTAGAAGGTGCTGGTAACACTGATGCAGTAGCTGGTCGTGTAAACCAAATCCGTGCGCAACTTGCTGAAACAACTTCTGAATTTGATAAAGAAAAACTACAAGAGCGCTTAGCGAAGTTAGCTGGCGGTGTTGCAGTTATTAAAGTTGGTGCTGCAACAGAAACAGAATTAAAAGAGCGCAAATTACGTATTGAAGACGCATTGAACTCAACTCGTGCAGCAGTAGAAGAAGGTATCGTATCAGGTGGTGGTACAGCACTTCTAAATGTTTATGCGGCAGTTGAAAGAGTATTGGATCAAGTAGAAGGCGATGTAGCAACAGGTGTACGTATTATTTTACGTGCTTTAGAAGAACCAGTTCGTCAAATTGCTGAAAACGCTGGTTTAGAAGGTTCAATTATCGTTGACCGTTTAAAACGTGAAGAAGTAGGTATTGGCTTCAATGCGGCAACAGGCGAGTGGGTAAACATGGTTGATGCAGGCGTAGTTGACCCAGCGAAAGTTACACGTTCAGCATTACAAAACGCAGCTTCTGTAGCTTCACTGTTCTTAACAACAGAAGCAGTAGTTGCAGATATTCCAGAACCAGCAGGCAGCGGTATGCCGGACATGGGTGGCATGGGTATGCCAGGAATGATGTAA
- a CDS encoding protoporphyrinogen oxidase (catalyzes the formation of protoporphyrin IX from protoporphyrinogen IX) gives MKTVVVVGGGITGLCTMHYLKNKMHEQNVEARLILIEKNAYLGGKIHSEYDKAFIMETGADSIVARHPGVLELVKELNFESELVYNETGISYIHTNNELHAIPAGSTFGIPMSVESLMSSTLISEEGKKRALQDLEIPNTKFTKESSIGTFLEYFLGEEIVRKQIAPVLAGVYSGDLYQLSLASTLPYLVDYKNNYGSIIKGFEAHREQFEKAANKKFISFRPGLSALINRLEEQLPEVEFMRKTVTKQILKKGEQYEVVLEDETILADIVVLAVPNETVRHVIQDDSLEEQLKKFTTASTLTMYVGFDVPDDILPADGTGFIVSHNSDLICNASTWTSRKWKHTSAEGNLLVRLFYKDINPRYEELAAMSDEELTKVALEDIRLSLGVEADPTVINVTKWIDQMPRYDLAHNEALSKVIQQLATDYPNVLLAGCAYFGVGIGACIQNGKKTAEHIISRIM, from the coding sequence ATGAAAACAGTAGTAGTTGTAGGTGGAGGGATTACCGGGCTATGTACGATGCATTATCTGAAAAATAAAATGCATGAGCAAAACGTGGAAGCGCGGTTAATACTGATTGAAAAGAACGCATATTTAGGCGGGAAAATTCATTCCGAATACGATAAAGCATTTATTATGGAAACAGGGGCTGATTCAATTGTAGCACGCCATCCAGGGGTATTGGAGCTTGTTAAGGAGCTTAATTTTGAATCAGAGCTTGTCTATAACGAAACAGGTATTTCCTACATTCATACGAATAACGAGCTGCATGCTATTCCGGCAGGTTCGACATTCGGTATTCCGATGAGTGTAGAATCGCTCATGTCGAGTACGTTAATTTCAGAAGAAGGAAAGAAGAGGGCCCTTCAAGATTTAGAAATCCCGAATACTAAATTTACTAAAGAAAGCTCTATCGGTACGTTTTTAGAATATTTTTTAGGTGAAGAAATTGTTCGAAAGCAAATTGCCCCAGTATTGGCAGGAGTTTATTCAGGCGATTTATATCAATTAAGCCTGGCATCTACATTGCCGTATTTAGTGGATTATAAAAACAACTACGGATCGATTATTAAAGGCTTCGAGGCACATCGCGAGCAATTCGAAAAAGCTGCGAATAAGAAGTTTATTTCTTTCCGTCCGGGTTTATCAGCATTAATCAATCGTTTAGAAGAACAGCTGCCGGAAGTTGAATTCATGAGAAAGACAGTAACAAAGCAAATTCTAAAAAAAGGTGAGCAATATGAAGTCGTGCTGGAAGATGAAACAATATTGGCAGATATTGTTGTACTGGCCGTTCCAAATGAGACGGTACGTCATGTAATACAGGATGATTCATTAGAGGAACAGCTGAAAAAGTTCACGACGGCATCTACTTTAACGATGTATGTTGGCTTTGATGTACCGGACGATATATTACCGGCTGATGGTACCGGCTTTATCGTTTCGCATAATAGTGATTTAATTTGTAATGCATCGACATGGACGAGCCGTAAATGGAAGCATACGTCAGCAGAAGGCAATTTACTCGTTCGCTTGTTTTATAAAGATATTAATCCGCGCTATGAAGAGTTGGCAGCCATGTCAGATGAAGAACTGACAAAAGTTGCATTGGAAGACATTCGTCTCAGCTTAGGTGTTGAAGCGGATCCAACTGTCATTAATGTAACAAAGTGGATTGACCAAATGCCGCGCTATGATTTGGCGCATAATGAAGCCTTATCAAAAGTTATACAGCAACTGGCAACGGATTACCCGAATGTACTATTAGCGGGATGTGCCTATTTCGGAGTAGGAATCGGTGCTTGTATTCAAAACGGCAAAAAAACAGCTGAACACATTATTAGTCGAATTATGTAA
- a CDS encoding CAAX protease, with protein MTSRSSDKFKTQKTAFYVLITYIICQLSVLLLIFIPGLKDSLLQLFSGMSEQDQLIKLSAWWSTISFAVAFIVSFILISRNKQFWDVFKGEKASIGASIGWGIIGFFLVFLGQTIGAYIELALGIDMGSENTEAIMSVTKVAPIMIIATVLLGPILEELVFRRVIFGSIIQNYNFWIASIISAIVFAAIHMDFTHILLYTICGMIFAFLYHKTKRLLTPIIAHILLNGFVTFIQMNADKFQI; from the coding sequence GTGACTTCCCGTTCATCAGATAAGTTCAAAACGCAGAAGACCGCATTCTATGTGTTAATAACTTATATCATCTGTCAGTTATCAGTCTTATTACTTATATTCATCCCAGGCTTAAAAGATTCCCTTTTACAACTATTTTCTGGTATGTCTGAGCAGGATCAACTTATAAAATTATCTGCTTGGTGGTCAACTATTTCATTTGCGGTTGCCTTTATTGTGAGTTTTATATTAATCTCCCGCAATAAGCAATTTTGGGATGTATTTAAAGGGGAAAAGGCATCAATTGGTGCTTCTATTGGTTGGGGTATCATCGGTTTCTTCCTTGTCTTTTTAGGGCAGACAATCGGCGCATACATTGAGCTTGCTTTAGGAATTGATATGGGCTCGGAAAATACCGAAGCCATTATGAGTGTCACAAAGGTAGCGCCGATTATGATTATTGCGACTGTCTTATTAGGACCAATCTTGGAAGAGCTTGTATTCCGTCGTGTAATTTTCGGTTCAATTATACAAAACTATAATTTCTGGATTGCGAGCATTATTAGTGCAATTGTATTTGCTGCGATTCATATGGATTTTACACATATTTTACTGTATACAATTTGCGGTATGATCTTCGCATTTTTATATCATAAAACAAAGCGCCTTCTCACACCGATTATCGCGCATATTCTATTAAATGGTTTCGTCACATTTATCCAAATGAATGCCGATAAGTTTCAAATATAA
- a CDS encoding chemotaxis protein, producing MYMFAVQQFSSDHNEDSIQKLQQMLLEQRENLTTLCTIVEYLKSYVQTGLDHKDVIKYKQKIQMMTDKQNKRYDQIDELINTNILELKKGKTTDNSALVYGKEVRKIESGVRTLKLFASDAVNMLDLNKHLENRSSERIRYFDKRSTSLEAEIISLTKQLSYK from the coding sequence ATGTATATGTTTGCAGTCCAACAATTCTCTTCTGATCATAATGAGGATAGTATTCAAAAACTACAACAAATGCTATTAGAACAGCGAGAGAATCTGACGACGCTATGTACAATTGTCGAATATTTAAAAAGCTATGTCCAAACTGGATTAGACCATAAAGATGTTATTAAATACAAACAAAAAATTCAAATGATGACTGATAAACAAAACAAACGTTACGATCAAATTGATGAGCTTATTAATACGAATATTTTGGAATTGAAAAAAGGTAAAACAACAGACAATTCCGCACTTGTATATGGAAAAGAAGTTCGGAAAATTGAATCTGGTGTTCGTACTTTAAAGCTATTTGCCAGCGACGCTGTAAATATGCTAGATCTTAACAAACATTTAGAAAACCGCAGCAGTGAACGTATACGCTATTTTGATAAACGTTCTACATCTTTGGAAGCAGAAATAATTTCCCTGACAAAGCAACTTTCTTATAAGTAA
- a CDS encoding endoglucanase gives MKKFSVLLALVLVLQLVLPFTNIVEAEDESKSFHYVALGDSLAAGMNENGEIGFGYADLLAKQYQDQKSQIVFNKGFSYPGYTTVDVLKGIEENVTKPIYDLNGVSEKSVAIQEAIHQADLITLSVGANDILKNVNRSETGEFSFDTAGVIKSIQDVAVNYKKIFDNIYKINPEVDMIVMGLYNPFPYIEDPAIQKQLNMLVTNLNNSMKRIVEDNGGIFTEVAAQIATDAKTYLPNPKNIHLSEAGYQVVAEAMMKDYLNALFKETEEDTTDSEIVKAPFTDIQNHWGKDYIDVVYAKGIMNGYEDGTFKPNANMTRAQVISVISQAFGLTAKNKAPFNDISHYAQQTQNGIAAAYEAGLIKENNGNFNPQGKITRSQLALILMRFSTVQAGQQYEPAKLAPFQDIANYDREAQLAITFLYDTGVVQGTSATTFSPKGNVTRAQIAKILVLAINKQ, from the coding sequence ATGAAAAAGTTTTCGGTTTTACTGGCACTTGTGCTCGTTTTACAACTCGTTTTACCATTCACAAATATAGTGGAGGCAGAAGATGAAAGTAAGTCGTTTCATTATGTAGCGCTTGGTGACTCACTGGCAGCGGGAATGAATGAAAACGGTGAAATTGGTTTTGGTTATGCCGACTTACTTGCTAAACAGTACCAAGATCAGAAAAGCCAGATTGTATTCAATAAAGGTTTTTCTTATCCAGGCTATACAACAGTCGACGTTTTAAAGGGTATTGAAGAAAATGTCACTAAACCTATTTACGATTTAAATGGTGTTTCGGAAAAATCAGTAGCAATCCAGGAAGCGATTCATCAGGCAGACCTGATTACATTAAGTGTTGGAGCAAATGATATTTTAAAGAATGTAAATCGCTCTGAAACGGGTGAGTTTAGTTTTGATACAGCAGGTGTTATTAAGAGCATTCAGGATGTTGCGGTAAACTATAAAAAGATTTTCGACAACATTTATAAAATTAATCCTGAAGTTGATATGATCGTCATGGGACTTTACAATCCGTTTCCTTATATTGAAGATCCGGCAATTCAGAAACAGCTAAACATGCTAGTAACGAATTTGAATAATTCAATGAAGCGTATTGTAGAAGATAATGGTGGTATATTTACTGAAGTGGCAGCACAGATTGCAACGGACGCAAAAACGTATTTACCGAACCCTAAAAATATTCATTTAAGTGAAGCAGGTTATCAAGTCGTTGCGGAAGCGATGATGAAGGATTATTTGAATGCCTTGTTTAAAGAAACAGAAGAAGATACAACAGATAGCGAGATTGTAAAAGCGCCATTTACTGATATTCAAAACCATTGGGGCAAAGATTATATTGATGTTGTCTATGCAAAGGGTATTATGAATGGGTATGAGGATGGTACATTTAAGCCGAATGCCAATATGACGCGTGCTCAAGTAATATCTGTCATTTCACAGGCCTTTGGATTAACTGCAAAAAATAAAGCACCTTTTAATGATATTAGTCATTATGCACAGCAAACTCAAAATGGGATTGCCGCTGCATATGAAGCGGGGCTAATTAAAGAAAACAACGGAAATTTTAATCCGCAGGGCAAAATTACACGTTCACAGTTAGCATTAATTTTAATGCGTTTTTCAACTGTTCAAGCTGGGCAGCAATACGAACCGGCAAAACTGGCGCCTTTCCAAGATATAGCGAACTATGATCGTGAAGCACAGTTAGCGATTACTTTTTTATATGATACGGGCGTAGTGCAGGGAACAAGTGCTACAACATTTTCACCTAAAGGCAATGTCACACGTGCTCAAATAGCGAAAATTTTAGTGCTGGCAATAAATAAACAATAA
- a CDS encoding HcpA family protein, giving the protein MEQSQFRIWLKQHEIEHEEKWLEQFISACNGDEQAMVNTALLYKEYGQYDEMYGLLCKASEQQNREAMYELGNCYFEELGEKGSEQQAFLLYKSAAHLGHPDAMNNLADMYLNGEGTAVDEQQALSWFKMAAQFGIAEAMFTLGIMYEQGLGTECDESQAFAYYSRSAEKQDEEAMYRMGMIYFSGELGQQQDNEKALEWFLKASGQFHVDATFNIGYCYENGHGVARNNEKAIHYYKKASLLGDMEATKKVVSYYEQRDIAEAAKWKEKLKVLNNDIYE; this is encoded by the coding sequence ATGGAGCAAAGTCAATTTAGAATATGGCTTAAACAACATGAAATAGAGCATGAGGAAAAGTGGCTTGAGCAGTTTATCTCAGCATGTAATGGAGACGAACAGGCGATGGTTAATACTGCCTTATTATATAAAGAGTATGGGCAATATGACGAAATGTACGGATTGCTGTGTAAGGCGAGTGAGCAGCAGAACAGAGAAGCTATGTATGAACTGGGAAACTGCTATTTTGAGGAGCTTGGTGAAAAAGGGAGTGAGCAGCAGGCATTTTTACTTTATAAAAGTGCTGCACATTTAGGCCACCCTGATGCAATGAATAATTTAGCAGATATGTATTTGAACGGTGAGGGAACAGCAGTCGACGAGCAACAAGCGCTCAGCTGGTTTAAGATGGCTGCGCAATTCGGTATTGCTGAAGCAATGTTTACACTCGGGATCATGTATGAACAAGGATTGGGTACCGAATGTGATGAATCACAAGCCTTTGCTTACTATTCCCGCAGTGCAGAAAAGCAAGATGAAGAAGCAATGTACCGAATGGGTATGATTTATTTTTCAGGAGAGCTCGGTCAACAGCAAGATAATGAAAAAGCGTTGGAATGGTTTTTAAAAGCGAGCGGACAGTTTCATGTTGATGCAACATTTAATATCGGCTACTGCTATGAAAATGGTCATGGGGTAGCACGAAATAATGAAAAAGCAATCCATTACTATAAAAAAGCAAGCTTGCTGGGAGACATGGAAGCAACAAAAAAAGTAGTAAGCTACTACGAACAGAGGGATATAGCAGAAGCTGCCAAGTGGAAAGAAAAGCTAAAAGTTCTAAATAACGATATATATGAATAA
- a CDS encoding esterase has product MKLIAPKPFTIESGKRAVLLLHGFTGNTNDVKRLGKYLADRNYTVHAPLYKGHGGGPDLLIQSQPAEWWDSVIEGYDELRNRGYEEIAVAGVSLGGIFSLKLGEERPTKAIVTMSAPATAKSTDSLQNRIIDYAINYKKLSGTYDESVDSRNKIAELVKMPSLNYLQNMINETSEKLNVINTPVHILRGLEDDEYYCESADLIYSSVNSRIKSVKTFINSGHILTLGKERELVFEEIYRFFEGLKWKE; this is encoded by the coding sequence ATGAAACTCATCGCGCCGAAACCTTTTACAATTGAATCCGGAAAACGTGCCGTATTATTGCTGCATGGCTTTACCGGCAATACAAATGATGTAAAACGTTTAGGAAAATATTTAGCGGATCGTAACTATACAGTACATGCACCATTATATAAAGGCCATGGTGGTGGCCCTGACTTATTAATTCAATCTCAACCCGCTGAATGGTGGGACAGTGTTATAGAAGGCTATGATGAATTGCGTAATCGTGGCTATGAAGAAATTGCAGTAGCAGGTGTTTCTCTAGGCGGCATCTTCTCTTTAAAGCTTGGCGAAGAACGTCCGACTAAAGCGATTGTTACAATGTCTGCTCCAGCAACAGCCAAATCAACAGATAGTTTACAAAATCGGATTATTGACTATGCTATTAACTATAAAAAGTTATCGGGCACTTATGATGAATCAGTTGATAGCCGTAATAAAATTGCGGAACTTGTGAAAATGCCTTCATTAAACTATTTACAAAATATGATTAATGAAACAAGTGAAAAACTAAATGTTATCAACACTCCGGTCCACATTTTACGTGGCTTGGAAGATGATGAATATTATTGTGAAAGTGCAGATCTAATTTATAGTTCAGTAAATTCACGAATTAAATCAGTTAAAACTTTCATTAATTCCGGACATATATTAACATTAGGTAAAGAACGTGAATTAGTGTTTGAAGAAATTTACCGTTTCTTTGAAGGGTTAAAGTGGAAAGAATAA
- a CDS encoding LysR family transcriptional regulator has translation MEIEQLQYFKTVATMQHMTRAAEVLAISQPALSKSIANIEQHLGVPLFNREGRSIYLNRFGELFLQSVNVILDEYDRIKEEFEDIIKPGSGEVSFGFIHTLGMEIVPELIASTSEAFPNMQFSLTQATSLSLLKRLEEGAIDLCLSQKIESRVIEIETEELFVEELFVIVPTTHPLAQQDAVKYDEVKNEPFIAIKKGNSLRQLVDELFLEQGIVLNTTFAAEEMHTVAGFVGAGMGISVIPNIKGLDHYKVKRLKLDPPCYRSVCVSWAKNRYLPPAASEFKQYLLQYFQQREE, from the coding sequence ATGGAGATTGAACAGCTTCAATATTTCAAAACCGTTGCTACAATGCAACATATGACACGTGCGGCAGAGGTTTTAGCCATTTCCCAACCGGCGTTAAGTAAATCGATTGCGAACATCGAACAACATTTAGGTGTACCGCTTTTTAACCGTGAAGGAAGATCGATTTATCTCAACCGTTTTGGCGAGCTTTTTCTGCAAAGTGTCAATGTCATTTTGGATGAATACGATCGGATTAAAGAAGAATTTGAAGATATTATCAAACCGGGTTCTGGAGAAGTGTCATTTGGCTTTATTCATACACTAGGTATGGAAATAGTGCCAGAACTGATTGCTTCAACGAGCGAGGCGTTTCCGAACATGCAGTTTTCTTTAACGCAGGCGACTTCGTTAAGCTTATTAAAGCGGCTTGAAGAGGGGGCCATCGATTTATGTCTTTCACAAAAAATAGAATCAAGGGTAATTGAAATAGAGACGGAAGAATTATTTGTGGAAGAGCTTTTTGTCATTGTCCCGACAACACATCCGTTAGCACAGCAAGATGCTGTTAAATATGATGAAGTGAAGAATGAACCGTTTATTGCGATTAAAAAGGGAAATTCGCTCCGTCAATTAGTGGATGAGCTGTTTTTAGAGCAGGGCATCGTGTTAAATACAACATTTGCTGCTGAAGAAATGCATACAGTAGCAGGATTTGTTGGTGCCGGAATGGGCATATCCGTAATTCCGAATATTAAAGGGCTAGATCACTATAAAGTAAAACGTTTGAAGTTAGATCCGCCTTGCTACCGCTCCGTTTGTGTTTCATGGGCAAAAAATCGTTATTTGCCTCCAGCAGCATCTGAGTTTAAACAATATTTACTGCAGTATTTTCAGCAAAGAGAAGAGTGA
- a CDS encoding co-chaperone GroES — protein MLRPLGDRIIIELVEVEEKTAFGIVLPDSAKEKPQTGKVVAVGTGRVLDNGTRLELDVKEGDEIIFSKFSGTEVKYDGVEYLILRESDVLAIVG, from the coding sequence TTGTTAAGACCATTAGGAGATCGCATCATTATCGAACTTGTTGAGGTAGAGGAAAAAACTGCATTTGGTATTGTTTTACCCGACTCAGCAAAAGAAAAACCACAAACTGGTAAAGTAGTGGCAGTAGGTACAGGTCGTGTTCTTGACAACGGCACTCGTCTTGAGCTTGACGTAAAAGAAGGCGACGAAATTATCTTCTCTAAATTCTCTGGTACGGAAGTGAAGTACGACGGCGTAGAATATTTAATCCTGCGTGAGAGCGATGTACTTGCAATTGTCGGATAA